From the Sphingobium sp. MI1205 genome, one window contains:
- a CDS encoding tyrosine-type recombinase/integrase, which produces MAEKPASRSDAEIVVVRTNDAALPTRSPNADPETVDMRLLRTIASIVPADLPPISQLGLETTLAAMADATKAAIAADLDCWSGWCGEEGRSPLPADPEDLVRYVNALDGRGKKPATLARRIASLGTVHRMMGLAGEAAPTDAPMVRAALKAVRRRRGALQRQAAPLRLGKALDSHVTKGFTLAALLDACGGDLQGLRDAALLSLGYDAGLRVSELTVVEAVHIDPQQDGSATLFIPFSKTDQEGEGAWAWLSAETMRRVGAWLEASGIEEGPLFRRVGVDRRRVRASDSETALARTTYSIGTAPLTRQGVNGIYRRVALAAFELGLVSLPASELTAAVQALSTHSLRVGLTQDLFAAGEDGAGIAQALRWSSPATALRYGRKLAVRSNVAARVLSRVRR; this is translated from the coding sequence ATGGCCGAAAAACCCGCCAGCCGTTCCGACGCCGAAATCGTGGTGGTCCGGACCAACGATGCCGCGCTGCCGACGCGATCGCCAAACGCGGATCCCGAGACCGTCGACATGCGGCTGCTGCGCACGATCGCCAGCATCGTTCCAGCGGATCTGCCGCCGATCAGCCAACTCGGACTCGAGACGACGCTGGCGGCCATGGCCGACGCGACAAAGGCGGCGATCGCCGCCGATCTCGACTGCTGGAGCGGCTGGTGCGGTGAGGAAGGCCGCTCACCGCTGCCCGCCGATCCCGAAGATCTGGTTCGCTATGTGAATGCGCTCGATGGCAGGGGCAAGAAGCCCGCGACGCTCGCGCGCCGGATCGCTAGCCTCGGCACGGTCCACCGCATGATGGGATTGGCGGGCGAAGCCGCGCCTACCGACGCACCGATGGTGCGCGCGGCGCTCAAGGCCGTCCGCAGGCGCAGAGGAGCCTTGCAGCGCCAGGCAGCGCCATTGCGGCTCGGCAAGGCACTGGACAGCCATGTCACCAAGGGATTCACCCTCGCTGCGCTTCTCGATGCCTGCGGCGGCGACCTGCAGGGGCTGCGCGACGCTGCCCTGCTATCGCTCGGATATGACGCGGGGCTGCGCGTAAGCGAACTCACGGTGGTCGAAGCTGTGCATATCGATCCCCAGCAGGATGGTTCGGCGACGCTGTTCATCCCCTTCTCCAAGACCGACCAGGAAGGCGAAGGCGCCTGGGCATGGCTGTCGGCCGAGACCATGCGGCGGGTCGGCGCCTGGCTGGAAGCGAGCGGTATCGAGGAAGGCCCCCTGTTCCGCAGGGTCGGAGTCGATCGGCGGCGCGTACGCGCCAGCGATTCTGAAACGGCGCTCGCCCGAACGACCTATTCCATCGGAACGGCGCCGCTGACACGCCAGGGCGTCAACGGCATCTACCGACGCGTCGCGCTTGCAGCATTCGAACTGGGATTGGTGAGTCTCCCCGCCAGCGAGTTGACCGCCGCGGTGCAGGCATTGTCCACTCACTCCCTTCGCGTCGGCCTGACCCAGGACCTTTTTGCTGCCGGAGAGGACGGCGCGGGAATAGCCCAGGCGCTGCGCTGGAGCTCGCCCGCTACGGCATTACGCTATGGCCGCAAGCTCGCGGTTCGCAGCAATGTCGCCGCCCGGGTCCTATCGCGCGTGCGCCGCTGA